Proteins found in one Zea mays cultivar B73 chromosome 1, Zm-B73-REFERENCE-NAM-5.0, whole genome shotgun sequence genomic segment:
- the LOC100276821 gene encoding chalcone--flavanone isomerase yields MAVPEVVVDGVVFPPVARPPGSAGSHFLGGAGVRGLEIGGNFIKFTAIGVYLEDAAVPALAKKWGGKTADELASDAAFFRDVVTGDFEKFTRVTMILPLTGEQYAEKVTENCVAFWKAAGLYTDAEGVAVEKFREVFKPETFAPGASILFTHSPAGVLTVAFSKDSSVPAAGGVAIENKRLCEAVLESIIGERGVSPAAKLSLAARVSELLAKETAAPADAPQAEPVSITA; encoded by the exons ATGGCCGTGCCGGAGGTGGTGGTCGACGGCGTCGTCTTCCCGCCGGTGGCCCGCCCGCCGGGCTCCGCCGGCTCGCACTTCCTCGGCGGCGCAG GCGTGCGAGGCCTCGAGATCGGAGGCAACTTCATCAAGTTCACGGCCATCGGCGTGTACCTGGAGGACGCGGCCGTGCCCGCGCTGGCCAAGAAGTGGGGCGGCAAGACGGCCGACGAGCTCGCCTCCGACGCCGCCTTCTTCCGCGACGTCGTCACGG GCGACTTCGAGAAGTTCACGAGGGTGACGATGATCCTCCCGCTGACGGGCGAGCAGTACGCGGAGAAAGTGACGGAGAACTGCGTGGCGTTCTGGAAGGCCGCCGGCCTGTACACGGACGCCGAGGGCGTCGCCGTGGAGAAGTTCAGGGAGGTGTTCAAGCCAGAGACTTTCGCGCCGGGCGCCTCCATCCTCTTCACGCACTCGCCCGCCGGAGTCCTCACC GTCGCCTTCTCCAAGGACTCGTCGGTGccagcggccggcggcgtggcgatCGAGAACAAGCGCCTCTGCGAGGCCGTGCTGGAGTCCATCATCGGGGAGCGCGGCGTGTCGCCGGCCGCGAAGCTGAGCCTCGCCGCGAGGGTGTCGGAGCTCCTCGCCAAGGAGACCGCCGCGCCCGCCGACGCGCCGCAGGCGGAGCCCGTCTCCATCACCGCCTGA
- the LOC103644251 gene encoding uncharacterized protein, with protein MGGTGASSRRRWARRSFRTAGGGGGRGTGGVVRRTVAASTTMAPRGTQGFAHVDKQQRHVHGVLSDFRCNSGSTDHLSLYVEEFKHKSSHRSSVRCLPSAQGNVTEISRMQPVARKVQVDMTFNDKGLCRASRTVSGMRIQPKYYISSPNNNLKNSPTVKSYSGMSDFNYQLVRSAKRSALPKMGLTSTNCSLSEKMSFLRRPRHGDNHQNQSRISALNRRNKIVNPRGAAHLLSKDKVHEHLNSSLERHSQALLSNALIREKQLCCSDILNQKEPEQLWSSAYSESEKMLCFSSSDSIDDLQVSSSSDTSDSFNLSSLGVIDGDEWNTTFKRVYYPHAACLDSISVIYAKEIGQVSPISVLQPLSEDCSDSENIRHEPADPYDLQLRLELGTSAPRETAAEASNFRGTSVCLTSEVQSSDEKPIQLVEDILEEFEDDEERDFSYLLDILIASGIHGTAEDQMYKVCQSLDHPAGDDVFEKLEKKYNKVVQWSRSDRKLLFDMANTILSQILAPCLNMQPWVYTTRNLAPLWGPDGLLEKVLQMLVQRREHLAPSETKPEKKGFDPKWPGLADCIDRAGRDIERMVKDDLLEELVVELLSS; from the exons ATGGGCGGGACCGGCGCGAGCAGCCGGCGGAGGTGGGCGCGGCGGTCCTTCCGGACGGCGGGTGGTGGAGGAGGAAGGGGAACCGGTGGGGTTGTCAGGCGGACCGTCGCGGCGTCGACGACCATGGCTCCGCGGGGTACCCAAG GGTTTGCTCATGTGGACAAGCAACAGCGTCATGTTCATGGAGTATTATCAGATTTCAGATGCAACAGTGGATCAACAGATCAT CTTTCTTTGTATGTCGAGGAATTTAAGCATAAGAGCTCACACAGATCATCTGTTAGATGTCTTCCTAGTGCACAGGGAAATGTAACAGAAATCAGTCGCATGCAACCTGTTGCAAGGAAAGTTCAGGTAGATATGACCTTCAATGATAAAGGATTGTGTCGTGCTAGCAGAACTGTTTCAGGAATGCGAATTCAACCTAAATATTATATCAGCAGTCCCAACAACAATTTGAAGAATTCTCCTACTGTGAAGAGTTATAGTGGGATGAGTGATTTCAATTATCAACTGGTCAGAAGTGCTAAAAGGTCAGCTTTGCCAAAGATGGGTTTAACCAGCACAAACTGTTCCCTTTCTGAGAAAATGTCTTTTCTGCGTCGACCACGGCATGGTGATAATCATCAGAACCAAAGCCGTATCAGTGCTTTGAAtcgaagaaacaaaattgtgaatCCTAGGGGAGCAGCTCACCTGCTAAGTAAAGATAAGGTTCATGAACACCTTAATTCCTCATTGGAAAGACATTCACAGGCTTTGTTAAGTAATGCATTGATTCGAGAAAAGCAACTGTGCTGTTCAGATATACTCAATCAAAAAGAACCTGAACAGCTATGGAGCTCTGCTTACAGTGAATCTGAGAAGATGTTATGCTTTTCCTCCAGTGACAGCATTGATGATCTGCAAGTATCGTCTTCAAGTGACACTAGTGATAGCTTCAACTTATCATCTCTGGGTGTAATAGATGGTGATGAATGGAATACGACCTTCAAGAGG GTGTACTACCCTCATGCTGCATGCCTAGACTCTATATCTGTCATATACGCTAAAGAAATAGGTCAGGTTAGCCCAATATCTGTTCTTCAGCCTCTATCTGAAGATTGCTCAGATTCTGAAAACATCAGACACGAGCCTGCAGATCCATATG ATCTCCAACTCAGACTTGAGCTTGGCACATCTGCACCAAGGGAGACTGCTGCAGAGGCAAGTAATTTTCGCGGAACTAGTGTCTGTTTAACCTCCGAAGTGCAGTCAAGCGATGAGAAACCCATACAACTGGTTGAAGACATCCTTGAAGAATTTGAAGATGATGAGGAAAGGGACTTCTCTTACTTGCTGGATATACTGATTGCTTCTGGAATTCATGGAACTGCCGAGGATCAAATGTACAAGGTGTGTCAGTCTCTCGACCACCCTGCTGGTGATGACGTATTTGAGAAGCTGGAAAAGAAGTACAACAAAGTTGTTCAGTGGTCAAGATCAGACAGGAAGCTTCTATTCGACATGGCCAACACAATACTATCACAGATCCTTGCCCCGTGCTTGAACATGCAACCTTGGGTCTATACCACTAGGAACTTGGCCCCACTTTGGGGCCCAGATGGTCTTCTGGAGAAAGTCTTGCAGATGCTAGTTCAGAGACGGGAACACCTTGCACCCAGTGAGACTAAGCCAGAGAAGAAAGGATTTGATCCGAAGTGGCCAGGTTTAGCAGACTGCATCGACAGGGCAGGAAGGGACATTGAGAGAATGGTAAAAGATGACCTGTTGGAAGAGCTGGTCGTTGAGCTACTGTCCAGTTAG
- the LOC100282516 gene encoding uncharacterized protein LOC100282516, giving the protein MAPLLFRDMKGLSCSSPASTAICPSLERQPMVRPHKAIASASPLSHVPAAPRTHRHDGKKGRQQEEQQQRKAVVVGNAGGLVSPAGSSRYLLSGRFAATEEIQEVESAPAVDVKPKREEAGEAAADAKSAQAQEQAQEQVVVLKVSLHCKACAGKVKKHLSKMEGVTSFNIDFAAKKVTVVGDVTPLGVLSSVSKVKNAQLWAAPPAIAA; this is encoded by the exons ATGGCTCCTCTGCTGTTCAGGGACATGAAGGGGCTGTCGTGCTCGTCCCCGGCGTCCACGGCGATATGCCCGAGCCTGGAGCGGCAGCCGATGGTCCGGCCACACAAGGCCATTGCCAGTGCCAGCCCCCTGTCTCACGTCCCTGCCGCGCCCAGGACACACCGGCACGACGGTAAGAAAGGGCGGCAGCAGGAGGAGCAGCAGCAGCGAAAGGCTGTCGTCGTCGGAAACGCCGGTGGCCTCGTCAGCCCGGCTGGCTCGTCCCGCTACTTGCTGAGCGGCCGCTTCGCCGCCACCGAGGAGatccaggaggtggagtctgcccCGGCCGTCGACGTCAAGCCCAAGCGGGAGGAAGCAGGTGAAGCTGCTGCTGATGCGAAGAGCGCGCAGGCGCAAGAGCAGGCGCAAGAGCAG GTGGTTGTGCTCAAGGTATCCCTGCACTGCAAAGCATGCGCCGGGAAAGTGAAGAAGCACCTCTCCAAGATGGAAG GCGTGACGTCGTTCAACATCGACTTCGCGGCGAAGAAGGTCACGGTGGTCGGCGACGTCACGCCGCTGGGCGTGCTCAGCAGCGTGTCCAAGGTGAAGAACGCCCAGCTCTGGGCGGCGCCGCCGGCGATAGCCGCCTGA